Proteins found in one Streptococcus mitis genomic segment:
- the dhaQ gene encoding DhaKLM operon coactivator DhaQ: MTFISNHKQKIISSYISATVSSHPELEKHPTLPLVYQKNRNPHQVPILSGGGSGHEPAHIGYVGEGMLTAAIYGQLFTPPTRTEILESIRFLNNGHGVFIIVKNFEADIKEFSSAINTARKEGIKVGYSLAHDDISIEPHNRFQIRGRGLAGTILLHKVLGYAAQNGADIEQLTDLGHQLAPEIATIGFATKSASLPQATLPLFNLEEGNISYGIGIHGEEGYRIVPFQSSEILANEIISKLRLHYHWKKGDHFILLVNNLGTTSNLEMGIFINDLLQLLEIEGVTITFIKSGTFMTSLDMAGISVTLCPVKNKQWLEALNAPTTAFAW, from the coding sequence ATGACATTTATTTCAAATCATAAACAGAAAATTATTTCAAGTTACATTTCGGCAACTGTCAGCAGTCATCCTGAATTAGAAAAACACCCTACCTTACCTTTAGTCTATCAAAAAAATCGCAATCCTCATCAGGTTCCAATATTGTCGGGTGGAGGTTCCGGTCACGAACCTGCTCATATTGGATATGTGGGAGAAGGAATGCTTACTGCTGCTATCTATGGCCAATTATTTACTCCTCCCACAAGAACTGAAATCTTAGAGTCCATTCGTTTTTTAAACAATGGTCACGGTGTCTTCATCATTGTAAAAAATTTCGAAGCAGACATCAAAGAATTTAGCTCGGCCATTAACACTGCTAGAAAAGAAGGAATTAAAGTTGGCTATAGTCTAGCACACGACGATATTTCAATTGAACCTCACAATAGATTTCAAATTAGAGGAAGAGGGCTTGCAGGGACTATTTTACTTCATAAAGTCCTAGGATATGCAGCTCAGAATGGTGCCGACATCGAGCAACTAACTGATTTAGGTCATCAGCTTGCTCCCGAAATCGCAACAATTGGCTTTGCAACGAAATCTGCTAGTCTCCCCCAAGCCACCCTTCCACTATTTAACTTGGAAGAAGGAAATATTTCTTATGGTATTGGGATACATGGCGAAGAAGGTTATCGTATCGTCCCATTCCAATCATCGGAAATCCTTGCAAATGAAATTATAAGTAAATTAAGATTGCACTATCATTGGAAAAAGGGTGATCATTTTATATTGCTTGTAAATAATCTAGGCACTACCAGCAACTTAGAAATGGGCATATTTATCAATGATCTCCTTCAACTCTTAGAAATTGAAGGAGTCACTATTACCTTTATAAAATCAGGAACATTTATGACCAGTCTAGATATGGCAGGTATATCCGTAACTCTTTGCCCCGTAAAAAATAAACAGTGGTTAGAAGCGCTCAATGCTCCAACGACAGCATTTGCATGGTAA
- a CDS encoding TetR-like C-terminal domain-containing protein — MFYFEQERDFYIQLFDIQGQNNFYDHFISYCRLLVSKILREYGQIDIDSSAYTCFLLDYHSHALAEIVKAYVNKKSPVPQPDFLIMTIIGKRPQ; from the coding sequence ATTTTTTATTTCGAACAAGAGCGTGACTTTTATATTCAACTTTTTGATATTCAAGGGCAAAATAACTTCTATGATCACTTTATCAGCTACTGTCGCTTGCTTGTATCAAAAATTTTAAGAGAATATGGTCAGATTGATATCGATTCATCTGCTTATACTTGTTTTTTGTTAGACTATCATTCACATGCTCTAGCCGAAATCGTGAAAGCTTACGTCAATAAAAAAAGTCCAGTTCCACAACCAGACTTTCTAATCATGACAATTATTGGAAAGAGACCACAATGA
- the dhaS gene encoding dihydroxyacetone kinase transcriptional activator DhaS: protein MASSFITKKRIAKAFRDLLATREFDKISIVDIMESAGIRRQTFYNHFLDKYELLDWIFENDLTEYITNNLDFISGQKLLQELFFISNKSVTFIFNFLIFKGKITSMITLSATVACLYQKF from the coding sequence ATGGCATCATCATTTATTACAAAAAAACGGATTGCCAAGGCATTTAGAGACCTATTAGCTACTAGAGAATTTGACAAAATCTCTATTGTGGATATCATGGAATCAGCTGGCATTCGTAGACAGACCTTTTATAATCACTTTCTTGACAAATATGAACTGCTAGACTGGATATTTGAAAATGACTTAACCGAGTATATCACCAATAACTTGGACTTCATTTCGGGCCAAAAACTATTACAAGAATTATTTTTTATTTCGAACAAGAGCGTGACTTTTATATTCAACTTTTTGATATTCAAGGGCAAAATAACTTCTATGATCACTTTATCAGCTACTGTCGCTTGCTTGTATCAAAAATTTTAA
- the dhaK gene encoding dihydroxyacetone kinase subunit DhaK: MKKIINEPTQVVDEMLQGLSFMHDDLVERLDGFDVIVRKAEKTGKVGLISGGGSGHEPSHAGFVGDGMLSAAICGAVFTSPTPDQILEAIKAADEGAGVFMVIKNYSGDIMNFEIAQELAEMEGIDVASVVVDDDIAVENSLYTQGRRGVAGTILVHKILGDAARSGKSLSEMKDLADKLVLEIKTIGLALSGATVPEVGKPGFVLEDDEFEYGVGIHGEPGYKKEKMQPSAQLASELVEKLSEGFRLKAGERYGLLINGLGSTPLMEQYVFANDVAKLLHEKGVDLAFKKIGNYMTSIDMAGLSLTLIRLADDEWLDALNAPVTTPAW; this comes from the coding sequence ATGAAAAAAATTATAAATGAACCGACACAAGTTGTTGATGAAATGTTGCAGGGATTGTCATTCATGCATGATGACTTGGTAGAACGCTTAGATGGTTTTGATGTCATCGTTAGAAAGGCAGAAAAGACAGGAAAAGTTGGTCTCATTTCAGGTGGAGGTTCAGGACATGAACCAAGTCATGCTGGTTTTGTAGGAGATGGAATGTTGTCTGCTGCCATTTGTGGAGCAGTCTTCACTTCACCTACTCCGGACCAAATTTTAGAAGCCATTAAGGCGGCTGATGAAGGTGCTGGAGTTTTCATGGTCATCAAGAACTATTCTGGTGACATTATGAACTTTGAAATTGCACAAGAACTTGCTGAAATGGAAGGTATTGATGTAGCAAGTGTTGTGGTTGATGATGATATCGCTGTTGAAAATAGTCTCTATACCCAAGGGCGTCGAGGTGTTGCAGGTACTATATTAGTCCATAAAATTTTGGGTGATGCGGCTCGTTCCGGTAAATCATTATCTGAAATGAAGGACTTGGCCGACAAACTTGTCTTAGAAATTAAAACAATTGGGCTGGCCCTGTCTGGAGCAACCGTTCCTGAGGTTGGGAAACCAGGTTTTGTTCTAGAAGATGATGAATTTGAATATGGTGTTGGTATTCATGGTGAGCCGGGATATAAGAAAGAGAAAATGCAACCTTCAGCACAATTGGCCTCAGAATTGGTTGAAAAACTATCTGAAGGTTTCCGACTTAAAGCTGGAGAACGCTATGGCCTCCTCATTAATGGTTTAGGAAGCACTCCTCTTATGGAACAATACGTATTTGCAAATGATGTGGCAAAATTGCTCCATGAAAAAGGTGTTGACTTGGCGTTTAAGAAAATTGGAAACTATATGACATCAATTGATATGGCTGGCTTGTCATTAACATTGATTCGATTGGCAGATGATGAATGGTTGGATGCTCTAAATGCACCTGTTACTACACCAGCTTGGTAA
- the dhaL gene encoding dihydroxyacetone kinase subunit DhaL — protein MNVEQALEWMKLFNEKIQEQKDYLSELDTPIGDGDHGGNMARGMAAVMENLEGKQFESSSDVFKLVSMQLLSKVGGASGPLYGSAFMGMAKADSNSKLEEILQSGLDMIVKRGKAEVGEKTMVDVWTPVIAALSAGQLTQEVIDKVVNTTKDLLATKGRASYVGERSLGHIDPGSFSSGLLFTALLESGVV, from the coding sequence ATGAATGTTGAACAAGCTCTTGAATGGATGAAGCTTTTTAATGAAAAGATTCAAGAACAGAAAGATTATCTTAGTGAGCTAGACACCCCTATAGGAGATGGAGACCACGGTGGAAATATGGCGCGTGGCATGGCTGCAGTTATGGAGAACTTAGAAGGAAAGCAATTTGAGAGCAGCAGTGATGTTTTTAAGCTTGTCTCAATGCAACTGCTGAGTAAGGTAGGCGGTGCTTCTGGTCCTCTGTATGGCTCTGCTTTTATGGGCATGGCCAAGGCTGATTCAAATTCGAAATTAGAAGAAATCTTACAAAGTGGTTTGGATATGATTGTCAAACGTGGGAAAGCAGAAGTTGGAGAAAAGACAATGGTTGATGTTTGGACTCCTGTTATTGCTGCCTTGTCTGCTGGCCAATTGACTCAAGAGGTTATTGATAAGGTAGTGAATACTACCAAAGATTTACTTGCAACTAAAGGAAGGGCATCTTATGTAGGAGAACGTTCTCTTGGACATATTGATCCTGGATCATTCTCATCAGGATTACTCTTTACTGCTCTTTTAGAAAGTGGGGTGGTTTAA
- the dhaM gene encoding dihydroxyacetone kinase phosphoryl donor subunit DhaM: protein MGSIGLVIVSHSKHIAEGVVELISEVAKDVPITYVGGTEDGGIGTSFDQVDRVVSKNPADTLLAFFDLGSAKMNLEMVADFSDKSILINRVPIVEGAYTAAALLQAGAELSVIQTQLSELEINK from the coding sequence ATGGGAAGTATTGGTCTTGTTATCGTTTCACATTCCAAACACATTGCAGAAGGTGTTGTTGAGCTGATTAGTGAAGTAGCTAAAGATGTTCCGATTACTTATGTAGGAGGAACTGAAGATGGAGGAATTGGAACTAGTTTTGATCAAGTAGATAGGGTTGTTTCCAAAAATCCAGCAGATACTTTATTAGCCTTTTTTGATCTAGGTTCTGCTAAAATGAACTTAGAAATGGTGGCTGATTTCAGTGATAAAAGTATCCTCATCAACAGGGTTCCAATTGTAGAAGGTGCCTATACTGCAGCTGCTCTTCTTCAAGCTGGTGCAGAACTGTCAGTTATTCAAACACAGTTGTCGGAGCTTGAAATCAATAAATAA
- a CDS encoding YjjG family noncanonical pyrimidine nucleotidase encodes MSYKFLLFDLDHTLLDFDVAEDVALTQLLKEEGVADIQAYKDYYVPMNKALWKDLEQKKISKQELVNTRFSRLFAHFGQEKDGSFLAQRYQFYLAQQGQTFLGAHKLLDNLIERDYELYAATNGITAIQTGRLAQSGLAPYFNQVFISEQLQTQKPDALFYEKIGQQIEVFSKEKTLMIGDSLTADIQGGNNAGIDTIWYNPHHLENHTQAQPTYEVHSYQDLLDCLDKL; translated from the coding sequence TTGTCCTACAAATTTCTACTTTTCGACCTTGACCACACTCTTCTTGATTTTGATGTTGCTGAGGATGTGGCTTTGACCCAACTTCTAAAAGAAGAAGGAGTTGCGGATATTCAGGCTTATAAAGACTATTATGTTCCTATGAACAAGGCTCTCTGGAAGGACTTGGAGCAAAAGAAAATTAGTAAACAAGAGCTGGTTAACACGCGCTTTTCTCGTTTATTTGCTCACTTTGGACAGGAAAAAGACGGTAGTTTTCTAGCCCAGCGTTACCAATTTTACCTCGCTCAACAGGGACAAACTTTTTTAGGCGCTCATAAACTCTTAGACAACCTCATTGAGCGAGATTATGAGCTATATGCTGCGACAAATGGGATTACTGCCATTCAGACGGGACGTTTGGCTCAATCTGGTCTAGCACCTTATTTCAATCAAGTTTTTATCTCTGAACAGCTACAAACACAAAAGCCTGATGCTCTCTTTTATGAAAAAATTGGTCAGCAGATTGAAGTTTTTAGCAAAGAAAAGACGCTGATGATTGGAGATTCTCTAACCGCCGACATTCAAGGTGGCAATAATGCGGGGATTGACACTATCTGGTACAATCCTCATCACCTCGAAAATCACACACAAGCCCAGCCAACCTACGAAGTCCATTCTTACCAAGACTTGCTGGATTGTTTAGATAAACTGTAA
- a CDS encoding uracil-DNA glycosylase — MEHSSWHALIKEQLPEGYFGKINQFMEQVYSQGTIYPPKEKVFQALLTTPLEEVKVVILGQDPYHGPGQAQGLSFSVPDSIPAPPSLQNILKELSDDLGVKKSHDLTAWAEQGVLLLNACLTVPAGQANGHAGQIWEPFTDAVIQVVNHLDRPVVFVLWGAYARKKKALVTNPHHLIIESAHPSPLSVYRGFWGSKPFSKANAFLKETGQEPIDWLR; from the coding sequence ATGGAACACTCGTCTTGGCATGCTTTGATTAAGGAGCAATTACCTGAGGGTTATTTCGGGAAAATCAATCAGTTTATGGAGCAGGTCTATTCTCAAGGGACTATTTATCCGCCCAAAGAAAAGGTTTTTCAGGCTCTCTTGACAACACCGCTTGAAGAAGTTAAGGTGGTGATTCTAGGGCAAGATCCCTATCACGGGCCAGGTCAAGCGCAGGGCTTGAGTTTTTCTGTACCCGACTCTATCCCAGCTCCGCCATCCTTGCAAAATATCTTGAAAGAATTGTCAGATGATCTTGGCGTTAAGAAATCCCATGATTTGACAGCTTGGGCTGAGCAAGGAGTCTTGCTTCTCAATGCTTGTTTGACGGTTCCTGCTGGACAGGCCAATGGTCATGCCGGTCAGATATGGGAGCCTTTTACTGATGCTGTGATTCAGGTGGTCAATCATCTAGATAGACCAGTTGTTTTTGTACTCTGGGGAGCTTATGCACGTAAGAAGAAGGCCTTAGTTACCAATCCTCATCACTTGATTATCGAATCAGCCCATCCCAGTCCTTTATCAGTTTATAGAGGATTTTGGGGTTCCAAGCCTTTTTCCAAGGCCAATGCATTCTTAAAAGAGACAGGACAAGAGCCAATCGATTGGCTTAGATAA
- a CDS encoding NUDIX hydrolase, which translates to MPQLATICYIDNGKELLMLHRNKKPNDVHAGKWIGVGGKLERGETPQECAAREILEETGLKAKPVLKGVITFPEFTPDLDWYTYVFKVTEFEGDLIDCNEGTLEWVPYDEVLSKPTWEGDHTFVEWLLEDKPFFSAKFVYDGDKLLDTQVDFYE; encoded by the coding sequence ATGCCTCAGTTAGCGACGATTTGCTACATTGATAACGGGAAAGAACTGCTCATGCTTCATCGCAATAAAAAGCCAAATGATGTCCATGCGGGTAAATGGATTGGTGTGGGTGGTAAGCTAGAAAGAGGTGAGACCCCTCAGGAATGCGCGGCGCGTGAAATCCTTGAAGAAACAGGGCTCAAAGCCAAGCCAGTTCTAAAAGGTGTCATCACTTTTCCTGAATTCACACCAGATTTAGACTGGTACACCTATGTTTTTAAGGTGACAGAGTTTGAGGGGGATTTGATTGACTGTAATGAGGGGACGTTAGAATGGGTTCCCTATGACGAGGTTTTGAGCAAGCCGACTTGGGAAGGTGACCATACCTTTGTTGAGTGGCTTTTAGAGGATAAACCCTTCTTTTCAGCCAAGTTTGTTTATGATGGGGATAAATTGTTGGATACCCAAGTTGATTTCTATGAATAA
- a CDS encoding dihydroorotase, with protein sequence MLLIKNGRVMDPKSGLDQVCDVLVQDGKIVKIAPEIKEEGAEIIDATGLVVAPGLVDIHVHFREPGQTHKEDIHTGALAAAAGGFTTVVMMANTSPTISEVETLQEVLQSAAKEKIHVKTVATITKNFNGQDLTDFKELLEAGAVGFSDDGIPLESSKVVKEAMEEAKKLNTFISLHEEDPGLNGILGFNENIAKEHFHICGATGVAEYAMMARDVMIAYATKAHVHIQHLSKEESVKVVEFAQGLGAQVTAEVAPQHFSKTEALLLTQGSNAKMNPPLRLESDRRAVIEGLKSGVITVIATDHAPHHADEKNVEDITKAPSGMTGLETSLSLGLTYLVEAGELSLMELLEKTTYNPAKLYNFEAGYLAENGPADITIFDAKADRLVDSHFASKAANSPFIGETLKGQVKYTICKGQIVYQN encoded by the coding sequence ATGCTACTAATCAAAAATGGTCGTGTAATGGATCCCAAGTCTGGTTTGGATCAAGTGTGTGATGTCTTAGTTCAAGATGGGAAAATTGTCAAAATTGCGCCTGAGATCAAAGAAGAAGGAGCAGAAATAATTGATGCTACTGGTCTTGTAGTTGCTCCTGGCTTGGTCGATATTCATGTTCATTTCCGTGAACCTGGTCAGACCCACAAGGAGGATATCCATACTGGTGCCCTAGCAGCCGCTGCAGGTGGTTTTACAACGGTTGTCATGATGGCTAATACTAGTCCAACTATTTCAGAAGTGGAGACTTTACAAGAAGTTCTCCAGTCAGCTGCCAAAGAGAAGATTCATGTTAAGACGGTTGCGACCATTACTAAAAATTTTAATGGGCAAGATTTGACTGACTTTAAAGAACTCTTAGAAGCTGGTGCAGTCGGTTTTTCTGATGATGGTATTCCGCTTGAAAGCAGTAAAGTTGTCAAGGAAGCCATGGAAGAAGCCAAAAAGCTTAATACCTTTATTAGTCTCCATGAGGAAGATCCAGGTTTGAATGGGATTCTTGGCTTTAACGAAAATATTGCTAAAGAACATTTCCATATCTGCGGTGCGACTGGGGTGGCTGAGTATGCTATGATGGCGCGTGATGTCATGATTGCCTATGCAACCAAGGCCCATGTTCATATTCAGCATTTGTCTAAGGAAGAGAGTGTTAAAGTAGTTGAGTTTGCTCAGGGGCTAGGTGCGCAAGTCACAGCAGAAGTAGCGCCACAGCATTTCTCTAAGACAGAAGCACTTCTTTTGACACAAGGAAGCAATGCCAAGATGAATCCGCCGCTTCGTTTGGAATCAGACCGTCGTGCTGTTATTGAAGGTCTCAAATCAGGCGTCATCACAGTTATTGCGACGGACCACGCCCCTCACCATGCAGATGAGAAAAACGTTGAGGATATTACCAAAGCACCATCTGGTATGACTGGTTTGGAAACTTCTCTTTCCCTCGGTTTAACTTATTTGGTGGAAGCTGGTGAGTTGAGTTTGATGGAATTACTAGAAAAGACGACATACAACCCAGCCAAGCTTTACAATTTTGAAGCAGGTTACTTGGCTGAGAATGGTCCAGCGGATATCACTATTTTTGATGCTAAGGCTGACCGCCTTGTGGACTCCCATTTTGCTTCAAAAGCAGCTAATTCACCATTCATCGGTGAAACCTTAAAAGGGCAGGTTAAATATACCATCTGTAAGGGACAAATTGTCTATCAAAACTAG
- the pdrM gene encoding sodium-coupled multidrug efflux MATE transporter PdrM: MYQTHHFKDKFILFLKIFFPILIYQFANYSASFVDTTMTGQYNTMDLAGVSMATSIWNPFFTFLTGIVSALVPIIGHHLGRGKKEEVASDFYQFIYLALGLSVVLLGMVLFLAPPILNHIGLEVPVAAVAVRYLWFLSIGIIPLLLFSVIRSLLDSLGLTKLSMYLMLLLLPLNSGFNYLLIYGAFGVPELGGAGSGLGTSLAYWVLLGISVLVLFKQTKLKALHLEKRIPLNMDKIKEGVRLGLPIGGTVFAEVAIFSVVGLIMAKFSSLIIASHQSAMNFSTLMYAFPMSISSAMAIVVSYEVGAKRFDDAKTYIGLGRWTALIFAGFTLTFLYIFRGNVASLYGNNPEFIDLTARFLTYSLFFQLADTFAAPLQGILRGYKDTVIPFYLGLVGYWGVAIPVAMLFDSLTDFGAYSYWIGLIISLIVSGALYRWRLTVIMKRFESRKA; the protein is encoded by the coding sequence ATGTACCAAACCCATCATTTTAAAGACAAATTTATCTTATTTTTAAAGATATTTTTCCCTATCCTGATTTATCAATTTGCCAATTATTCTGCCTCTTTTGTTGATACGACTATGACTGGCCAATACAATACCATGGACTTGGCTGGTGTGTCTATGGCAACCAGTATCTGGAACCCTTTCTTTACCTTTCTAACAGGGATTGTATCGGCCTTGGTGCCCATCATTGGTCACCATCTTGGTCGAGGCAAAAAGGAAGAGGTTGCGTCTGATTTTTACCAGTTTATTTATTTGGCCTTGGGTCTATCTGTGGTCTTGCTGGGGATGGTACTTTTTTTGGCACCACCAATCTTGAATCATATTGGACTAGAAGTACCAGTGGCGGCAGTAGCAGTTCGTTATCTCTGGTTTTTATCTATCGGGATTATCCCCCTGTTGCTCTTTAGTGTCATTCGCTCCTTGCTGGATTCGCTGGGGTTGACCAAACTGTCTATGTATCTCATGCTTTTGTTACTTCCCTTGAATAGTGGATTTAACTATCTCTTGATTTACGGGGCCTTTGGTGTTCCAGAACTGGGAGGTGCTGGTTCAGGTTTAGGAACTTCTTTGGCCTACTGGGTCTTGCTGGGGATTTCTGTTCTGGTTCTATTTAAACAGACGAAGCTCAAAGCCTTACACCTTGAGAAACGAATTCCTCTTAATATGGATAAAATTAAGGAAGGGGTTCGCTTAGGTCTTCCTATTGGGGGGACTGTCTTCGCGGAAGTGGCTATCTTTTCTGTGGTTGGTTTGATTATGGCTAAGTTCTCATCCTTGATTATCGCTAGTCACCAGTCAGCTATGAACTTTTCAACTCTCATGTACGCCTTTCCTATGAGTATCTCATCGGCTATGGCTATTGTCGTTTCCTATGAAGTGGGAGCCAAGAGATTTGATGATGCGAAAACTTATATTGGTCTAGGAAGATGGACAGCCCTTATTTTTGCAGGTTTTACCTTAACCTTCCTTTACATTTTTAGAGGAAATGTAGCCAGTCTTTATGGTAACAACCCAGAATTCATCGATTTGACAGCGCGCTTTTTAACTTATAGTCTTTTTTTTCAGTTAGCAGATACCTTTGCGGCACCGCTTCAGGGAATTTTAAGGGGTTATAAGGATACAGTTATTCCTTTTTACCTTGGTTTGGTTGGTTATTGGGGCGTAGCAATTCCAGTGGCTATGCTATTTGATTCCCTAACAGATTTTGGAGCTTATTCTTATTGGATTGGTTTGATTATTAGTCTAATTGTAAGTGGGGCCCTCTACCGTTGGCGTTTAACTGTGATTATGAAGAGATTTGAATCTAGAAAAGCTTGA
- the xerS gene encoding tyrosine recombinase XerS, whose amino-acid sequence MKREILLERIDKLKQIMPWFVLEYYQSKLSVPYSFTTLYEYLKEYDRFFSWVLESGISNADKISDISLSVLENMSKKDMESFILYLRERPLLNANTTKQGVSQTTINRTLSALSSLYKYLTEEVENDQGEPYFYRNVMKKVSTKKKKETLAARAENIKQKLFLGDETEGFLTYIDQEYPQQLSNRALSSFNKNKERDLAIIALLLASGVRLSEAVNLDLRDLNLKMMVIDVTRKGGKRDSVNVAAFAKPYLENYLAIRNQRYKTEKTDTALFLTLYRGVPNRIDASSVEKMVAKYSEDFKVRVTPHKLRHTLATRLYDATKSQVLVSHQLGHASTQVTDLYTHIVNDEQKNALDSL is encoded by the coding sequence ATGAAACGTGAGATTTTATTAGAACGAATCGACAAACTAAAACAAATCATGCCCTGGTTTGTTTTAGAATACTACCAATCTAAGCTTTCTGTTCCTTATAGTTTTACAACCCTGTACGAATACCTTAAGGAATACGATCGATTTTTCAGCTGGGTTTTAGAGTCTGGTATCTCAAATGCCGATAAAATATCCGATATTTCTTTATCCGTCTTGGAAAATATGTCTAAGAAAGACATGGAATCTTTTATCCTTTACCTACGTGAACGTCCTTTGCTGAATGCTAATACAACCAAGCAAGGAGTTTCTCAGACAACCATCAATCGGACTTTGTCAGCACTTTCTAGTCTTTACAAGTATCTGACTGAGGAGGTTGAAAACGACCAGGGCGAACCTTATTTCTATCGTAATGTAATGAAGAAAGTTTCAACAAAGAAAAAGAAAGAAACACTTGCTGCCAGAGCTGAAAACATCAAGCAAAAACTCTTTCTTGGTGATGAAACAGAGGGTTTTCTAACTTATATTGACCAAGAGTATCCACAACAACTTTCAAATCGCGCCCTATCTTCATTTAATAAAAATAAAGAACGTGATTTGGCCATTATCGCCCTTCTCTTGGCGTCTGGTGTCCGCTTATCTGAAGCTGTTAATCTGGATCTAAGAGATCTCAACCTCAAAATGATGGTTATTGATGTTACTCGAAAAGGTGGCAAACGTGACTCTGTCAATGTCGCTGCCTTTGCAAAACCTTATTTAGAAAATTATCTGGCCATTCGGAATCAACGCTATAAAACGGAAAAAACAGATACAGCTCTTTTTTTGACACTCTACAGAGGTGTTCCTAATCGTATCGATGCTTCCAGCGTTGAGAAAATGGTTGCTAAGTATTCTGAGGACTTCAAAGTCCGTGTAACCCCCCATAAACTGCGCCATACCCTAGCAACTAGGCTCTATGATGCTACTAAATCGCAAGTTTTAGTCAGCCACCAACTAGGACACGCCAGTACACAAGTCACAGACCTCTATACTCATATCGTCAATGATGAACAAAAGAATGCCTTGGATAGTTTATGA